A region of Toxorhynchites rutilus septentrionalis strain SRP chromosome 1, ASM2978413v1, whole genome shotgun sequence DNA encodes the following proteins:
- the LOC129764890 gene encoding phosphatidylinositol 4,5-bisphosphate 3-kinase catalytic subunit beta isoform → MGVMFNYDFWSNPEEVTEVTFFLPNGVLIILKYSIYATLQDLKADVWEEAERYPLYCHLGDKSMYFFSTVSSANNTSYELNDETKRLIDVQPVFCMFRFVEKQVSVNNKLINNITTLLGKTLSEKTLKNPEVNDFRTKMSYLGEDIANKRAVMNRMERISYQYPPKLVSSQHIPELVKKRITNGDFCVVAKSADMQVTVKIPCKATPDEVIKRILEKKQISANTRNENSCDFILKVCGREEYMFGEHPIINFQYVQDTLSREETPTFVPKLLRNVEIFEDNIYEIPEDITQRTNSTGSKQPSHTLRKVKYVTSWDIDSQFQCTVHGIADLNCDANRNVEVGIQLGLFHGGKSLCKPMKTQLVALNGGSAMWDENIVFDIDVKNVPRMARLCLVIYENVRTAKGIGVRARRTKDGFMNPIAWVNTMVYDYKNQMKAGAVTLYTWTYAEDSQSEDVLHPLGTVEPNPRRDECSSIILSFHNYNQENKIIVYPSEDQLLDHAVKMRRINRHLNRDSAEEMRPIKEILLPYMHNDRLNDMHEQDRNAIWAKRRECMTLEPDGLPCLLYCVEWNDRNEVAEITSLLQEWPVLPLERALELLDYAYADQYVRRYAVKCLRAIQDDELLLYLLQLVQAMKHESYLYCDLVDFLLQRALNNQHIGHFFFWHLRSEIQVPSVQVRFGLILEAYLKGSQEHVSILLKQMQCLRKLQQGSELVKKGNKEKGKSLLTEYLQERTVGEAMSDVISPLNPSFRCKAVRAEKCKVMDSKMRPLWIVYQNSDINGDDINMIFKNGDDLRQDMLTLQMLRIMDRIWKSHGYDFRMNPYSCISTDRRLGIIEVVLNAETIANIQKEKGMFSATSPFKKGSLLAWLKEHNSTEELQAKAVQEFTLSCAGYCVATYVLGVADRHSDNIMVKKTGQLFHIDFGHILGHFKEKFGFRRERVPFVLTHDFVYVINKGRTDREAHEFRQFQHLCEEAFLILRKHGCLILSLFAMMISTGLPELSSEKDLNYLRETLVLDLPEAEAREHFKSKFSEALANSWKTSLNWASHNFSKNNKQ, encoded by the exons GACGTATGGGAAGAGGCGGAACGCTACCCGCTCTACTGCCACCTGGGCGACAAGTCGATGTACTTTTTCAGCACCGTATCGAGCGCCAACAACACCAGCTATGAGTTGAACGACGAAACCAAGCGGCTGATCGATGTCCAGCCGGTGTTCTGCATGTTCCGGTTCGTCGAGAAGCAGGTCTCGGTGAATAACAAGCTGATCAACAACATTACCACCCTGCTCGGGAAGACGCTCTCGGAGAAGACGCTGAAGAACCCTGAGGTGAACGATTTCCGCACCAAGATGAGCTACCTCGGGGAGGATATCGCCAACAAGCGGGCCGTGATGAATCGGATGGAGCGGATATCGTATCAGTATCCCCCGAAGCTGGTCAGCAGTCAACACATTCCGGAGCTGGTGAAGAAGCGCATCACCAACGGTGATTTCTGCGTGGTTGCCAAGAGTGCCGACATGCAG GTTACCGTGAAAATACCCTGTAAAGCCACGCCGGATGAGGTGATAAAACGGATCCTTGAGAAGAAACAAATATCTGCTAACACCCGGAATGAGAACAGTTGCGACTTCATCCTGAAGGTGTGCGGCCGGGAGGAGTACATGTTCGGTGAGCATCCCATCATCAACTTTCAGTATGTGCAGGACACTCTGTCGCGCGAGGAAACGCCAACGTTCGTTCCGAAGTTGCTGCGGAACGTtgagattttcgaggataatATCTATGAAATACCGGAGGACATCACCCAGCGGACGAACAGCACCGGCAGTAAGCAGCCTTCGCACACGCTGCGGAAGGTGAAATACGTCACGAGTTGGGACATCGATAGTCAGTTTCAGTGCACGGTTCACGGGATTGCCGATTTGAATTGCGACGCGAATCGAAACGTCGAGGTGGGTATTCAGCTGGGTTTGTTTCACGGGGGGAAATCCCTGTGCAAACCGATGAAGACTCAGCTAGTGGCGCTGAACGGAGGCAGTGCGATGTGGGATGAGAACATAGTGTTCGACATCGATGTGAAAAACGTTCCTAGAATGGCGAGGTTGTGCCTGGTGATCTATGAAAACGTGCGAACGGCCAAGGGCATCGGGGTGAGGGCGCGTCGCACGAAGGATGGCTTCATGAATCCCATCGCGTGGGTCAATACGATGGTTTACGATTACAAGAATCAGATGAAGGCGGGAGCGGTGACGTTGTACACCTGGACTTACGCCGAGGACTCCCAGTCGGAGGATGTGCTGCATCCGCTCGGAACGGTTGAACCCAATCCACGACGAGACGAATGCTCCTCTATTATTCTCAGCTTCCACAACTACAACCAGGAGAACAAGATTATCGTGTATCCCTCGGAGGACCAACTGCTGGATCATGCGGTCAAGATGAGGCGGATAAACAGGCATTTAAATCGGGACAGCGCGGAAGAAATGCGACCGATCAAGGAGATCCTGTTGCCCTACATGCACAACGATCGTCTGAACGATATGCACGAGCAGGATCGTAACGCGATCTGGGCTAAACGGAGAGAGTGTATGACGCTGGAGCCGGATGGTTTGCCGTGTCTGTTGTACTGCGTGGAGTGGAACGATAGAAATGAG GTGGCCGAAATTACCTCCCTCCTCCAGGAGTGGCCAGTGCTGCCCCTGGAGCGAGCACTGGAGCTGCTCGACTATGCCTACGCCGATCAGTACGTGCGGAGGTATGCTGTGAAGTGTTTACGTGCCATCCAGGACGACGAGCTGCTGCTGTATCTGCTGCAGCTGGTACAAGCGATGAAGCACGAATCCTATCTGTACTGTGATCTGGTCGATTTTCTGCTGCAACGGGCTCTCAACAATCAGCACATCGGTCACTTCTTTTTCTGGCATTTGCGCTCGGAGATACAGGTTCCCTCGGTGCAGGTCCGCTTCGGGTTGATCCTGGAGGCGTACCTGAAGGGCAGCCAGGAGCACGTGTCGATACTGCTGAAACAGATGCAGTGCCTGCGGAAACTGCAGCAGGGGTCGGAGCTGGTGAAGAAGGGCAACAAGGAAAAGGGTAAATCGTTGCTTACCGAGTATCTACAGGAACGGACCGTCGGGGAGGCGATGTCCGATGTGATAAGTCCGCTTAATCCGAGCTTTCGGTGTAAGGCTGTTAGGGCGGAGAAGTGCAAGGTGATGGATTCCAAGATGCGACCACTGTGGATAGTGTATCAAAATTCAGACATCAATGGGGACGATATAAATATGATCTTCAAGAATGGTGACGATCTGCGGCAGGATATGCTCACGCTGCAGATGCTACGCATCATGGATCGAATCTGGAAAAGTCACGGCTACGACTTCCGGATGAACCCGTACAGCTGTATTAGTACCGATCGTCGGTTAGGCATCATCGAAGTGGTGCTGAACGCCGAGACGATCGCCAACATTCAGAAGGAGAAGGGAATGTTCTCGGCCACTTCCCCGTTCAAGAAAGGATCTCTGCTTGCTTGGTTGAAGGAACACAACTCGACGGAGGAGCTGCAAGCGAAAGCGGTGCAGGAATTTACGCTCAGTTGTGCGGGTTATTGCGTGGCAACATACGTTTTGGGTGTGGCCGATCGGCACTCGGACAACATCATGGTGAAGAAAACCGGCCAGCTTTTCCACATCGATTTTGGTCATATTTTGGGTCACTTCAAGGAGAAGTTTGGTTTCCGGCGCGAGCGGGTACCGTTCGTGTTGACACATGATTTTGTATACGTTATCAACAAAGGTCGCACCGATAGGGAAGCGCATGAATTCCGACAATTTCAGCACCTTTGCGAAGAG gcatttttaattttaagaaaGCACGGTTGTTTAATACTTTCACTTTTTGCCATGATGATCTCGACTGGCCTGCCAGAGCTATCATCGGAGAAAGATCTCAACTATTTAAGGGAAACTTTG GTGCTCGATCTACCGGAAGCCGAAGCTCGTGAACACTTCAAGTCCAAGTTCAGCGAAGCGTTGGCAAACTCGTGGAAAACCTCACTCAACTGGGCGTCGCACAACTTCTCTAAGAACAACAAGCAGTGA